CCTGCTTCAGACCGTAGAGAGACCGTGAGAGCAGGCAAACATCATCAGGCCGAGAGGGATCGACAAAACCAGTAGGCTCCTGACAGAGAACACGCTCCTGAAGATGACCATAGAGGAAAGCGTTGTTGATGTCATGCTGATGAACAGGCCAGTGACGAGATGCGGCAAGTTGAAGAACAACACGAATCGTGGTGGGTTTGACAACCGGGGAGAAGGTCTCCAAGAAATCAACACCGGCACGTTGTGCAAAACAGCGAACAACCCAGCGGGCCTTGTACCTGTCCGGAGAGCCATCAGGAAGAAGCTTATGCCGAAAAACCCACTTGCCGGTGATAATGTTAGCACCAGGGGCGAGGAACCAACGTCCAGGTCCGGTTGGCGACGAGAGCATCATACTCAGCACGCATAGCCGCTAGCCAATGCGGATCACTCAGTACAGAACGCACCGAGCGCGGTACTGGAGAGATGACCGTGACGCTGAGATTGTGGTAGCGAGGGTTCGGATGATGGATCCCGGCTTTAGCACGCGTCACCATGGAATGATgaggcggcggaggcgggggCCGAGCCCGGCATCGAGGTGGAGGCACAACCACGGAAGAGGACGAAGGCGTGGCCGCAGGAGAAACCGCTGGTGAGGCAGCGGTCCAGGCCTCAACCGAGACCGCAGACGGCGGCGTCAAGACCGCGGGCGAGGCCGCGGGTGGTGAAGAGGAGTCCGCAGGGACGACCGCGGGTGACGGCAACAGGACCGCGGGCGAGGCCGCGGGTGGCGAAGATGACGCCGCGGCCGAGACGGACGAGGCGGCAGCCGAGGCCGCAGGCGACGCGGGGGCGGGCAAGGCCGCCTCCAACGTGGGTGCAGGCGAAGCAGGAGAAGGCCCGGCCGAGACGCCTCCTGCGCCAGGCCAGCGAGGGCGGGCGCCGAGACCCGGGGGGTGAGGCCAGCTCCGCCTGAGCCGACCAGACCAGAGGGAGCCGAAGCCTGGAGGGGCGAGGTCGGGTCCACCTGAGCCGGCAAAGGAGGCCCCGTCGAAGGACCCGTCGGAGGTGCACGGGGTCGTGGCGGAGGAAGCGCAAGGGCTCCACGAGGCCGTCGAGGGAGATCATCCGAAGACGGAGTTGTTGTCGGGGTAGCCTGCTCAAAGGAAAAAACAACCTCATCAAAGTAAACATGCCGTGAGACAAACACGCGACGAGAGACCGGGTCATAGCAGCGAAATCCTTTGGTGTTTGGTTGATAGCCGAGAAAGACACAAGCGAGAGACCGAGGCGCAAGCTTATGTGGGGCGGTGGCGGTGATGTTGGGGTAACACAACCAACCAAAGACATGAAGATCGTCATAGGATGGGGGAGACCCGAACAGAAGATGATGAGGTGTATAGCTCCATCTCGGTTTGCATGGCCGGATGTTAAGAAGGAGAGTGGCGGTGGCAAGAGCATCGGGCCAAAACCGGGCGAGCATGTGTGCATGGAAAAGCAGCGCACGAACACTctcattgagggtgcgaagaaCACGTTCGGCGCGACCGTTTTGTTGGGAGGTGTATGGACATGTAAGGCGGAAAACAGTGCCATGAGTGGAGAGAAGATGTCGAATGGCGAGGTTATCAAATTCTTTTCCGTTATCCGTTTGAAGATGAGCAATGGTGCGATGGAAGTGGGTGTGGACGTAGGCATAAAAAGCGTGGAGAGTGGAGGCGACGTCAGATTTACTGCGTAGCGGAAAAGTCCAAGTGAAGTGAGAAAAATCATCTAAAATCACAAGATAATATGATAAACCCGAATTACTAGGCACTGGAGATGTCCAAACATCCCAATGAATAACATCAAAAGGAAAAGTGGCTATTGATGTAGACGAAGGAAACGGCAAGCGAACATGTTTTCCTATGCGGCAAGCATGACATGTATGAGCCGCCAATTTATTACATGAAAAAGAAAAGGTGCTCAAAACTTTGTGAAGAGCATCGGCGCCGGGCTGACCAAGTCGAGCGTGCCAAAGCGAGACATCGGCATGAAGAGCAACCGGACCACCACTCGTCGTAGGACCACACGGGTAGAGATCATCGGGGGAATCACATCGGTGCAGAACCCTCCGGGTGCGAGCATCCTTGACAGAGAAACCAAGAGCGTCAAACTCAACAGTGACAGGATTTTCACGAGTAAGAGTTTTAACAGAACATAGGTTTTTGATTAAGGACGGGGAAACAAGCACATTATTAAGAGTAAGAGACGAAGAGGGAAACGGAAGAGAGGATGAACCGTGATGAGTGATGGGAAGAGAGGAGCCATCACCCACCACGATGCGGGAGTTGAAGGGATAGGGAGAGGCACGGGAGAGGATACCGGGGTTGGAGGCCATGTGAGCGGCGGCGccggtgtccatgtaccaatcGCCGCCTCCGTTGTAGGTGCTTGGCGAGGGTGCAGCATGAAGGGCGGAGAGGagcgcataggcctggctcatgatgccactgttgggaatcgtagcataatttaaaattttcctacgctcaccaagatgcatctatggagtgtactagcaacgaggggaagggagtgcatctacatacccttgtagatcgcgagcggaagcgttccaatgaacgtggatgacggagtcgtactcgccgtgatccaaattaccgatgactgagtgccgaacggacggcacctccgcgttcaacacacgtatggtgcagcgacgtctcctccttcttgatccagcaagggggaaggagaggttgatggagatccagcagcacgacggcgtggtggtggatgtagcgggtctccggcagggcttcgccgagcttctacgagagagagagaggtgttgcaggggaggagggaggcgcccaaggctgtggcttgctgccctccctccccccccttatataggccccctaggggggcgccggcccagggagatgggatctccaagggggggcggcggccaaaggggggaaggggttgccttgccccccaaggcaagggggaagctccccccccctagggttcccaaccctaggcgcatgggggaggcccaagggggggcgccccagcccactaagggctggtttccttccactttcagcccacggggccctccgggataggggccccacccggtggacccccgggacccttccggttgtcccggtacaataccggtaacccccgaaactttcccggtggccgaaacttgacttcctatatataattcttcacctccggaccattccggaacctctcgtgatgtccgggatctcatctgggactccgaacaactttcgggtttccgcatacatatatctctacaaccctagcgtcaccggaccttaagtgtgtagaccctacgggttcgggagacatgcagacatgaccgagacgcctctccggtcaataaccaacagcgggatctggatacccatgttggctcccacatgttccacgatgatctcatcggatgaaccacggtgtcgaggattcaatcaatccgtatgcaattccctttgtcaatcggtatgttacttgcccgagattcgatcgtcggtatcccaataccttgttcaatctcgttaccggcaagtctctttactcgtaccgcaatgcatgatcctgtgactaacgccttagtcacattgagctcattatgatgatgcattaccgagtgggcccagagatacctctccgtcacacggagtgacaaatcccagtctcgatccgtgccaacccaacagacactttcggagatacccgtaatgcacctttatagtcacccagttacgttgtgacgtttggcacacccaaagcactcctacggtatccgggagttgcacgatctcatggtctaaggaaaagatacttgacattggaaaagctctagcaaacgaaactacacgatcttttatgctatgcttaggattgggtcttgtccatcacatcattctcctaatgatgtgatcccgttatcaatgacatccaatgtccatagtcaggaaaccatgactatctgttgatcaacgagctagtcaactagaggcttactagggacactttggggtctatgtattcacacatgtattacgatttccggacaatacaattatagcatgaacaatagacaattaccatgaacaaagaaatataataataaccatttattattgcctctagggcatatttccaacagttggCGGAGCGCCGTGGCCGGCGGCGAGACCGACATGGAGGGCGGCGTGGGTCGCCTGCCGAGCGGTGTGACGGAGACGCTTTTCCTCCATGCGAAGATAAGTGACCGCCTTCGCGTACGTCGGCGTgacgagggagaggatggcggcgGACTGGCCAAGGTCGGGGTGGAGGCCGCGGAGGAGGTTGGTGAGGAGGACGGAGTCGTCGATGGTCATGCCGACGTCGCGCAGTTCATCGACGAGGACCTTCAGCCGCGTGCAGTACTCATCGATCGAAAGATCGTTTTGCTGCATAGTGAAGAACTCCCCTTGAAGAAAAACGCGGCGCTGGAGTTGATTGTCGAGGAAGAGATCACAAAGGCGCGTCCACATAGCATACGCGGACGGATCGCGGGCGTTCACCATGTTGAAGAGGCCGCCGGAGATGGTGAGGAAGAGCCACTTGACGATGCAGGTGTCCACAGCAAGCCACTCGTCATCGTCCTTCATGTCGCGGAAGTCGACGCTCCCGTCAACATGCTCGATGAGATGGTAAGAGCGGAATAGCAGCGCGAAGTAGGTGCGCCATGCGTTGTAGGACGGCAAGTCGAGGTCGAGGATGACGGGTACGTGGTCTTTGATGTGAAGCTCGTTGAGGCGGTCGGAGGTGATCATGGCGCCGGAAAAGGAACCGGCGTCGGATGCGTCAGCCTTGGCCATGGTGGCGTCAGGTGGTCTAGGTTTGGGTGTTGGTGAAGGGAGGAAAGGAACAGCGGCGGGGATGGGTGTTTGGGAAGGAAGCGGCTGCGGCGGCTACAGGAGATAGATGTTAGCGGCGGCGGCTTTTAGGGTTTTGGGAGGAAGGTGATGGCGGTAGGGAGAAGAagggaagcggcggcggctacgggagaggtggcagcggcggcagcggcttgAGGGGTTTGGGGAGGAgtaggcggcggcggtggctacgGGAGAAgtag
This sequence is a window from Aegilops tauschii subsp. strangulata cultivar AL8/78 chromosome 7, Aet v6.0, whole genome shotgun sequence. Protein-coding genes within it:
- the LOC109765660 gene encoding uncharacterized protein, with amino-acid sequence MAKADASDAGSFSGAMITSDRLNELHIKDHVPVILDLDLPSYNAWRTYFALLFRSYHLIEHVDGSVDFRDMKDDDEWLAVDTCIVKWLFLTISGGLFNMVNARDPSAYAMWTRLCDLFLDNQLQRRVFLQGEFFTMQQNDLSIDEYCTRLKVLVDELRDVGMTIDDSVLLTNLLRGLHPDLGQSAAILSLVTPTYAKAVTYLRMEEKRLRHTARQATHAALHVGLAAGHGAPPTVGNMP